Proteins found in one Coffea eugenioides isolate CCC68of chromosome 5, Ceug_1.0, whole genome shotgun sequence genomic segment:
- the LOC113771686 gene encoding isoprene synthase, chloroplastic-like, with translation MVQVLVNFPLTCIQPNLNILKTNSRSGPLHHAYRVQKTWQTRCSNQSAELTIDRRTANYQPSSWSHILFEPTSETDNEWENQTKILNKLESEVGSMLDCEDLEPQALIELINDIDQLGLSYRYRQKIKNALNKLRDLEDATGDKIKSSLHTSALYFRLLRQHGFEVSPDVFERFKDQNGNFNEDLSREVRGILSLFEASHLAYEEENILNEAKSFTSLLLKDSKKLVGANMSEQITHALELPYHHRMRRLEARRNIEAYAQRGEKNQVLLELAKLDFNLVQSKFQSDVQEVSRWWKVMGLADKLDFARDRLMESFFWSVGMAFEPRFSKCRTAVTKALTLITVLDDIYDIYGSLDELEQFTDAVVRWDLDAMKDLPEYMKLFFLALYNTINDLAYETLKEKGEMIIPCLKKAWADMCKSFLQEAQWYHKKGTPTFEEYMENGWISSGGAVLLIHAYFLVTENISNEATESLDNHHDFLRWPCIIYRLTNDFSSTDEIERGETTNAITCYMRGTGLSEEFAKKNVSKMIEECLMKMNKQLSSPSPFEENFIEVAMDLARIAFCQYQYGDAHSAPDVKAKNRIVSVMFDPIQLREAENDVKGGNN, from the exons ATGGTTCAAGTTCTTGTAAATTTTCCTTTAACTTGCATTCAGCCTAACTTGAATATACTCAAAACCAATTCAAGATCAGGACCTCTTCATCATGCGTATCGTGTCCAAAAAACTTGGCAAACAAGATGCAGTAATCAATCTGCAGAGCTGACGATCGACCGCCGGACAGCTAATTACCAGCCGAGTTCGTGGAGTCATATTCTCTTCGAGCCGACTAGTGAGACAGATAATGAG TGGGAAAATCAGACAAAGATTTTAAATAAGTTGGAGAGCGAAGTTGGCAGCATGCTTGATTGTGAAGACTTGGAGCCACAGGCTCTGATTGAACTGATTAATGACATCGACCAGCTTGGCCTCTCTTACCGATACaggcaaaaaattaaaaatgccCTTAATAAGCTTCGAGATTTGGAGGATGCAACTGGAGATAAAATTAAGAGTAGTCTACATACTTCAGCTCTCTATTTCAGGTTGCTTAGGCAACATGGTTTTGAGGTTTCCCCAG ATGTCTTTGAGAGATTCAAGGACCAAAATGGCAACTTCAATGAAGACCTTTCCCGGGAAGTTCGAGGAATTTTGAGCTTGTTTGAGGCTTCACATCTTGCATATGAAGAAGAGAATATACTAAACGAGGCCAAATCATTCACAAGTCTACTTCTTAAGGATTCCAAAAAGCTGGTTGGGGCAAACATGTCAGAACAAATAACTCATGCTTTGGAGCTTCCGTATCACCATAGAATGCGAAGGCTAGAAGCTAGGAGGAATATTGAAGCATATGCTCAAAGAGGTGAGAAAAATCAAGTGCTACTCGAGTTAGCCAAGCTAGACTTCAACTTGGTTCAGTCTAAGTTCCAAAGTGATGTTCAAGAAGTATCGAG GTGGTGGAAAGTTATGGGCTTAGCAGACAAGTTGGACTTTGCAAGAGACCGGCTAATGGAAAGCTTCTTTTGGTCAGTTGGAATGGCCTTTGAGCCACGATTTAGTAAATGCCGAACGGCAGTAACCAAAGCCCTTACGCTGATCACTGTCCTGGATGATATCTATGATATTTATGGTTCCCTAGATGAACTCGAGCAATTTACAGATGCCGTTGTTAG ATGGGATCTTGATGCTATGAAAGATCTTCCCGAATATATGAAATTGTTCTTCCTTGCTCTTTACAATACCATAAACGATTTGGCTTATGAAACTCTCAAGGAAAAAGGAGAGATGATAATTCCTTGCCTGAAAAAAGCA TGGGCAGATATGTGCAAATCATTCTTACAAGAAGCTCAATGGTATCACAAGAAAGGTACTCCAACCTTTGAGGAGTATATGGAAAATGGATGGATTTCATCAGGTGGCGCTGTGCTATTAATTCATGCGTACTTTTTGGTcactgaaaatatttcaaatgaGGCCACAGAGTCCCTGGACAATCATCATGATTTCTTGCGTTGGCCCTGCATAATTTACCGTCTTACCAATGATTTTTCCTCAACG GATGAGATAGAGAGGGGTGAAACTACAAATGCAATTACGTGCTACATGCGTGGAACTGGCCTGTCTGAGGAATTTGCTAAAAAAAATGTAAGCAAAATGATTGAAGAATGCTTGATGAAGATGAACAAACAATTGTCATCTCCATCACCATTTGAGGAAAATTTCATTGAAGTTGCTATGGACCTTGCTCGAATTGCTTTTTGTCAATACCAGTATGGAGATGCTCATAGTGCTCCGGATGTTAAAGCCAAAAACCGCATCGTGTCAGTTATGTTCGATCCTATCCAGTTGAGGGAGGCAGAAAATGATGTCAAAGGAGGAAACAATTAG
- the LOC113771688 gene encoding 7-methylxanthosine synthase 1-like, whose product MERLMLEILANEVKHGNRPNNSFESSSFTRVVDAMKDKFGSLVSKKAKHALEKSMQQFCRLNLPSKECIIVGDLGCASGPNTLASVKEIIELIDSESRNMNYGLPYIQVFLNDLESNDFNSIFKSLPLFYDNLEKYGRQSGSCFIATMPGSFYGRLFPDHSIHFIHSSFSLHWLSQVPWGLVNEKGLPINKGNIHIGKTSPPEVRRAYLDKFANDFTNFLRMRSIELMPNGRLFLTMLSDNHHRHDAYNALDLLAMTLNDIHGYREQELRHIIEKEGSFKISHLETIKVLVGDAFGNHAWSLSRGFRAVYESMIVTYFGDSIVGDFFNRIHAFYTMEKSFLDDIKQPKD is encoded by the exons ATGGAGCGTTTGATGCTTGAGATTCTTGCCAATGAGGTGAAACATGGGAATAGGCCTAACAATAGCTTTGAATCAAGTTCATTTACACGTGTGGTAGACGCCATGAAAGATAAGTTTGGG AGTCTAGTATCAAAGAAGGCAAAGCATGCACTTGAAAAAAGCATGCAACAGTTTTGTCGACTGAATTTACCCTCAAAAGAGTGCATAATAGTAGGAGATTTGGGATGTGCATCAGGGCCAAATACTTTGGCTTCCGTCAAGGAGATTATAGAGCTCATTGACAGTGAATCCCGTAACATGAATTATGGGCTACCCTACATTCAAGttttcttgaatgatcttgaGTCCAATGATTTCAACTCCATTTTCAAGTCATTGCCACTGTTTTATGATAATCTTGAGAAATATGGGCGTCAATCAGGATCATGCTTCATTGCTACTATGCCTGGCTCCTTCTATGGTAGACTTTTTCCAGACCATTCCATCCATTTTATACATTCATCTTTTAGTCTCCACTGGCTCTCTCAG GTTCCTTGGGGATTAGTGAATGAGAAGGGCTTGCCAATCAACAAAGGAAATATTCACATAGGGAAGACAAGTCCTCCCGAAGTCCGTCGTGCATATCTGGACAAATTCGCCAATGATTTTACCAACTTTCTGAGGATGCGTTCCATAGAACTGATGCCAAATGGACGGTTATTTCTTACCATGCTATCGGATAATCATCATCGGCATGATGCTTACAACGCCCTTGACTTACTTGCAATGACTCTGAATGACATACATGGTTATAGAG AGCAAGAATTAAGGCACATAATCGAGAAAGAAGGTTCCTTTAAAATAAGCCATCTCGAAACCATCAAAGTACTGGTGGGTGATGCGTTCGGGAATCATGCATGGTCATTATCAAGGGGCTTTAGAGCTGTGTATGAATCCATGATTGTAACTTATTTTGGCGATTCCATTGTGGGCGATTTCTTCAACAG AATTCATGCATTTTACACTATGGAGAAGTCATTTCTAGACGATATCAAGCAGCCTAAGGATTAA
- the LOC113771689 gene encoding aspartic proteinase CDR1-like, which produces MAGNFTVLSLFSKLSLLFFINLFLSPLIEGKHGFSTHLIHRDTPKSPLYNPSNSYFETLNKAFHRSFSRAEYFKKRISQSHSKSLSDSFDGIQSHITSITGEYLIKVSIGTPPVDILAIADTGSDLTWTQCNPCRQCYEQSAPLFDPSKTSSYRKLSCESLLCTEVGTQTCDSENNCGYRVSYGDHSYSIGDLSAETFTFESSSGGSVSIPKVVFGCGHENEGTFNESASGIVGLGGGSLSLIKQLSGSIGGRFSYCLVPKDSGSDASSKINFGTNAVVSGPTAVSTPLIKKNPDTFYYLNLEGFSIGNTRISNKGFSKLHNISSTAVEEGNIIIDSGTTLTYVPQELYQDLESQLSKIIRGTRVSDPLSIFGLCYKSERNIEFPKLVAHFTNADIVLAPTSTFLEVSEGMICLTIVPSDELAIFGNLLQINYLIGYDLVNGKVSFLPADCTKN; this is translated from the coding sequence TTCTACTCATCTCATACATCGTGACACCCCAAAATCCCCCCTTTACAATCCTTCCAACTCCTACTTTGAAACGCTTAACAAAGCTTTTCATCGATCGTTCTCTCGAGCCGAGTATTTCAAGAAAAGAATCTCCCAGTCGCATTCCAAGAGTTTATCAGATTCTTTTGATGGAATCCAGTCCCACATCACATCCATCACTGGGGAGTACCTCATCAAAGTATCCATCGGAACCCCACCTGTTGATATCCTAGCCATTGCTGACACGGGCAGCGATCTTACTTGGACACAATGCAATCCCTGCAGACAATGCTATGAGCAAAGTGCCCCTCTTTTTGATCCAAGTAAAACTTCGAGTTATCGAAAGTTATCATGCGAATCTCTGTTGTGTACTGAAGTTGGAACTCAAACTTGTGATTCTGAAAACAATTGTGGATATAGAGTTTCTTATGGAGATCATTCTTATAGTATTGGTGATCTTTCTGCGGAAACTTTTACCTTTGAATCAAGCTCTGGCGGAAGTGTATCAATTCCGAAAGTTGTTTTCGGTTGCGGGCACGAAAATGAAGGCACTTTCAATGAAAGTGCGTCCGGGATAGTTGGACTTGGGGGAGGATCATTGTCTCTTATCAAGCAACTGAGTGGATCAATCGGTGGCAGATTTTCCTATTGCTTAGTGCCTAAAGATTCAGGATCAGATGCTTCAAGTAAGATCAATTTTGGTACAAATGCTGTTGTTTCAGGCCCAACAGCAGTTTCAACTCCACTGATCAAGAAAAATCCAGATACATTTTACTATCTCAATCTAGAAGGCTTCAGCATTGGAAATACAAGGATTTCAAACAAGGGTTTCTCCAAGTTGCATAATATTTCCTCTACTGCTGTAGAAGAGGGCAACATCATAATTGACTCTGGAACAACTCTAACTTATGTCCCTCAGGAACTTTACCAAGATTTGGAATCACAACTTAGCAAAATAATAAGGGGCACACGGGTTTCTGATCCACTAAGTATCTTTGGCCTTTGCTATAAGTCTGAAAGAAATATCGAGTTTCCCAAACTTGTTGCTCACTTTACTAATGCAGATATAGTATTGGCTCCAACCAGTACATTTCTTGAAGTCTCCGAAGGCATGATTTGTTTGACTATAGTTCCATCAGATGAACTTGCAATTTTTGGGAACCTTCTGCAGATAAATTATCTTATCGGGTATGATCTTGTAAACGGGAAGGTCTCCTTCTTGCCTGCTGATTGCACCAAAAATTAG